From a single Miscanthus floridulus cultivar M001 chromosome 8, ASM1932011v1, whole genome shotgun sequence genomic region:
- the LOC136475516 gene encoding lysine-specific demethylase JMJ26-like isoform X2 yields the protein MPPKRGRGRGRGRGRPRKVPVAEDSAHATEDNGESKGGDEMLQPQDSANDNGEIKGEDEMLQPQDSATENGDQGSVEAPRPARKQKRDPVADLSSLQYDFKRLRDRPNVPVTVQPKSTKKTDGTSDMCHQCQRNDKGRVVRCQGCKYYRRRYCVPCITRWYPNLSEDDFANKCPFCRNICNCKACLRAKVKKEENVNWKVSKEDEIKFSLRTVHFLLPWLKELHHEQMQEKSVEAATKGIEAGKLEVPLTICGKNERIYCNNCRTSIVDFHRTCNKCNYDLCLRCCQELRRGLVPGNGTKADGGGKEDLHLGVSHDKIVCKGPSDGHNGMLIDNVVPADNSTSSLRQWTVNNDGTIPCPPNAFGGCGSSLLELKCLFEEKFMAELLEKANSAVNNGSKVKMEGSKCSCFTESGDMDDGISRKSARRENSCDNYIYCPTATDVQNGSLDHFQEHWLKGEPVIVRDTLALTSGLSWEPMVMWRALREKRDKVERLSVLALECLGWCEVDVNIHMFFTGYSRGLVGPDDLPLLLKLKDWPPHRSFEERLPRHGAEFMSALPFRDYTDPKCGPLNLAVKLPEGINKPDLGPKTYIAYGVSKELGIGDSVTKLHCDMSDAVNILTHTDEIKLKAKRIAAVEKKKHLLEMKSLSTKEEGNVTGRITVAPESEDDAPSVDGNQEEGGALWDIFRWEDVSKLHDYLMKHADEFRHCNFEPVKQVTHPIHDQCFYLTNDHKRKLKEEYGVEPWTFEQKLGEAVFIPAGCPHQVRNLKSCIKVALDFVSPENVRECIRLTEEFRLLPKWHRVNEDKLEVKKIALHALNQAIKDITDESSNSNGSSPNNELKDEPSSSESAEIEQGE from the exons ATGCCGCCCAAGCGAGGCCGAGGCCGCGGACGCGGGCGCGGGAGGCCAAGGAAGGTCCCCGTCGCCGAGGACTCCGCGCACGCCACCGAG GATAACGGTGAAAGCAAGGGCGGCGACGAGATGCTTCAACCGCAGGATTCTGCTAAT GATAACGGTGAAATCAAGGGTGAGGACGAGATGCTTCAACCGCAGGATTCTGCTACT GAGAATGGAGATCAAGGGAGTGTGGAAGCCCCGAGACCTGCACGGAAGCAAAAGAGGGATCCTGTTGCTGACCTATCTTCTCTCCAATATGATTTCAAGCGTCTTCGTGACAGGCCGAATGTTCCTGTGACAGTGCAGCCTAAG AGTACAAAAAAGACGGATGGTACTTCGGATATGTGTCATCAGTGCCAGAGAAACGACAAAGGAAGAGTTGTAAGGTGCCAGGGCTGCAAATATTATAGGAGGAGATACTGTGTGCCATGCATCACACGCTG GTATCCAAATTTATCAGAGGATGATTTTGCGAATAAGTGCCCGTTTTGTCGTAATATTTGCAATTGCAAGGCTTGTCTGCGAGCCAAAGTAAAAAAGGAAGAG AATGTCAACTGGAAGGTGTCCAAAGAAGATGAAATTAAATTCTCACTGCGTACTGTGCACTTTCTGCTCCCTTGGCTGAAAGAACTCCACCACGAGCAGATGCAAGAGAAAAGTGTCGAGGCTGCAACTAAAG GGATTGAAGCAGGCAAACTGGAGGTCCCTCTGACCATTTGTGGAAAAAATGAACGGATATACTG CAACAACTGTAGGACATCTATTGTTGACTTCCACAGAACCTGCAATAAATGTAACTACGATCTGTGTCTCCGGTGCTGCCAGGAGCTTCGTCGAGGCCTTGTTCCTGGTAATGGTACCAAGGCTGATGGTGGAGGCAAGGAAGATTTGCATTTGGGAGTTAGTCATGATAAAATTGTATGTAAAGGGCCATCTGATGGACATAATggcatgttgatagataatgtagTTCCTGCTGACAACAGCACTTCTAGCTTGAGACAGTGGACTGTGAATAATGATGGAACCATACCTTGCCCACCAAATGCATTTGGTGGTTGTGGGAGCTCTCTTCTTGAACTTAAGTGCTTGTTTGAAGAGAAGTTTATGGCTGAATTACTGGAGAAAGCCAATTCAGCGGTAAATAATGGCTCGAAGGTGAAGATGGAAGGATCAAAATGTTCCTGCTTCACTGAATCCGGTGACATGGATGATGGTATATCGCGGAAATCAGCTCGCAGGGAGAATTCCTGTGATAACTACATATATTGCCCAACCGCTACAGATGTCCAAAATGGAAGTTTAGATCATTTCCAGGAGCACTGGTTGAAGGGTGAACCTGTAATTGTCCGTGATACGCTTGCgttgacttctggattaagctGGGAACCGATGGTTATGTGGCGTGCCTTACGAGAGAAGAGAGACAAAGTTGAGAGGCTCTCAGTTCTTGCTCTTGAATGCTTGGGTTGGTGTGAG GTTGATGTAAACATTCATATGTTTTTTACGGGGTATTCACGTGGGCTTGTTGGTCCAGACGATTTGCCCCTGTTACTTAAGCTTAAAGATTGGCCACCACATCGTTCTTTTGAGGAGCGGCTGCCTAGACATGGTGCAGAGTTTATGTCTGCGTTGCCATTTCGCGATTACACAGATCCTAAATGTGGCCCTCTTAATCTGGCAGTAAAGCTTCCCGAGGGTATTAATAAGCCAGACCTTGGTCCAAAGACTTATATTGCATATGGTGTTTCCAAAGAGTTGGGAATTGGTGATTCTGTCACCAAGCTTCACTGCGATATGTCTGATGCG GTCAATATCCTCACACATACTGATGAAATAAAACTCAAAGCAAAAAGGATTGCAGCAGTGGAAAAGAAGAAGCATCTTTTAGAAATGAAGAGTCTCTCTACCAAGGAAGAGGGAAATGTGACCGGACGAATTACCGTGGCTCCTGAATCAGAAGATGACGCCCCATCTGTAGATGGAAACCAAGAAGAGGGTGGTGCATTGTGGGATATTTTCCGATGGGAAGATGTGAGCAAACTGCATGATTATCTAATGAAGCATGCAGATGAGTTTAGGCATTGTAACTTTGAGCCAGTGAAGCAG GTTACTCATCCTATACATGATCAGTGTTTTTATCTAACAAATGACCACAAGAGAAAGCTTAAGGAAGAATATG GAGTCGAGCCTTGGACATTTGAACAGAAGCTAGGTGAGGCAGTATTTATCCCAGCAGGATGTCCCCACCAGGTTAGAAATTTGAAG TCTTGCATAAAGGTTGCACTTGACTTTGTTTCTCCGGAAAATGTGCGAGAGTGCATCAGGTTAACAGAAGAATTCCGTCTGCTTCCGAAGTGGCATAGGGTGAATGAAGATAAACTAGAG GTTAAGAAGATAGCTCTTCATGCACTGAATCAAGCTATTAAAGATATCACTGATGAATCATCTAATAGCAACGGAAG
- the LOC136475516 gene encoding lysine-specific demethylase JMJ26-like isoform X1 — MPPKRGRGRGRGRGRPRKVPVAEDSAHATEDNGESKGGDEMLQPQDSANDNGEIKGEDEMLQPQDSATENGDQGSVEAPRPARKQKRDPVADLSSLQYDFKRLRDRPNVPVTVQPKSTKKTDGTSDMCHQCQRNDKGRVVRCQGCKYYRRRYCVPCITRWYPNLSEDDFANKCPFCRNICNCKACLRAKVKKEENVNWKVSKEDEIKFSLRTVHFLLPWLKELHHEQMQEKSVEAATKVGIEAGKLEVPLTICGKNERIYCNNCRTSIVDFHRTCNKCNYDLCLRCCQELRRGLVPGNGTKADGGGKEDLHLGVSHDKIVCKGPSDGHNGMLIDNVVPADNSTSSLRQWTVNNDGTIPCPPNAFGGCGSSLLELKCLFEEKFMAELLEKANSAVNNGSKVKMEGSKCSCFTESGDMDDGISRKSARRENSCDNYIYCPTATDVQNGSLDHFQEHWLKGEPVIVRDTLALTSGLSWEPMVMWRALREKRDKVERLSVLALECLGWCEVDVNIHMFFTGYSRGLVGPDDLPLLLKLKDWPPHRSFEERLPRHGAEFMSALPFRDYTDPKCGPLNLAVKLPEGINKPDLGPKTYIAYGVSKELGIGDSVTKLHCDMSDAVNILTHTDEIKLKAKRIAAVEKKKHLLEMKSLSTKEEGNVTGRITVAPESEDDAPSVDGNQEEGGALWDIFRWEDVSKLHDYLMKHADEFRHCNFEPVKQVTHPIHDQCFYLTNDHKRKLKEEYGVEPWTFEQKLGEAVFIPAGCPHQVRNLKSCIKVALDFVSPENVRECIRLTEEFRLLPKWHRVNEDKLEVKKIALHALNQAIKDITDESSNSNGSSPNNELKDEPSSSESAEIEQGE, encoded by the exons ATGCCGCCCAAGCGAGGCCGAGGCCGCGGACGCGGGCGCGGGAGGCCAAGGAAGGTCCCCGTCGCCGAGGACTCCGCGCACGCCACCGAG GATAACGGTGAAAGCAAGGGCGGCGACGAGATGCTTCAACCGCAGGATTCTGCTAAT GATAACGGTGAAATCAAGGGTGAGGACGAGATGCTTCAACCGCAGGATTCTGCTACT GAGAATGGAGATCAAGGGAGTGTGGAAGCCCCGAGACCTGCACGGAAGCAAAAGAGGGATCCTGTTGCTGACCTATCTTCTCTCCAATATGATTTCAAGCGTCTTCGTGACAGGCCGAATGTTCCTGTGACAGTGCAGCCTAAG AGTACAAAAAAGACGGATGGTACTTCGGATATGTGTCATCAGTGCCAGAGAAACGACAAAGGAAGAGTTGTAAGGTGCCAGGGCTGCAAATATTATAGGAGGAGATACTGTGTGCCATGCATCACACGCTG GTATCCAAATTTATCAGAGGATGATTTTGCGAATAAGTGCCCGTTTTGTCGTAATATTTGCAATTGCAAGGCTTGTCTGCGAGCCAAAGTAAAAAAGGAAGAG AATGTCAACTGGAAGGTGTCCAAAGAAGATGAAATTAAATTCTCACTGCGTACTGTGCACTTTCTGCTCCCTTGGCTGAAAGAACTCCACCACGAGCAGATGCAAGAGAAAAGTGTCGAGGCTGCAACTAAAG TAGGGATTGAAGCAGGCAAACTGGAGGTCCCTCTGACCATTTGTGGAAAAAATGAACGGATATACTG CAACAACTGTAGGACATCTATTGTTGACTTCCACAGAACCTGCAATAAATGTAACTACGATCTGTGTCTCCGGTGCTGCCAGGAGCTTCGTCGAGGCCTTGTTCCTGGTAATGGTACCAAGGCTGATGGTGGAGGCAAGGAAGATTTGCATTTGGGAGTTAGTCATGATAAAATTGTATGTAAAGGGCCATCTGATGGACATAATggcatgttgatagataatgtagTTCCTGCTGACAACAGCACTTCTAGCTTGAGACAGTGGACTGTGAATAATGATGGAACCATACCTTGCCCACCAAATGCATTTGGTGGTTGTGGGAGCTCTCTTCTTGAACTTAAGTGCTTGTTTGAAGAGAAGTTTATGGCTGAATTACTGGAGAAAGCCAATTCAGCGGTAAATAATGGCTCGAAGGTGAAGATGGAAGGATCAAAATGTTCCTGCTTCACTGAATCCGGTGACATGGATGATGGTATATCGCGGAAATCAGCTCGCAGGGAGAATTCCTGTGATAACTACATATATTGCCCAACCGCTACAGATGTCCAAAATGGAAGTTTAGATCATTTCCAGGAGCACTGGTTGAAGGGTGAACCTGTAATTGTCCGTGATACGCTTGCgttgacttctggattaagctGGGAACCGATGGTTATGTGGCGTGCCTTACGAGAGAAGAGAGACAAAGTTGAGAGGCTCTCAGTTCTTGCTCTTGAATGCTTGGGTTGGTGTGAG GTTGATGTAAACATTCATATGTTTTTTACGGGGTATTCACGTGGGCTTGTTGGTCCAGACGATTTGCCCCTGTTACTTAAGCTTAAAGATTGGCCACCACATCGTTCTTTTGAGGAGCGGCTGCCTAGACATGGTGCAGAGTTTATGTCTGCGTTGCCATTTCGCGATTACACAGATCCTAAATGTGGCCCTCTTAATCTGGCAGTAAAGCTTCCCGAGGGTATTAATAAGCCAGACCTTGGTCCAAAGACTTATATTGCATATGGTGTTTCCAAAGAGTTGGGAATTGGTGATTCTGTCACCAAGCTTCACTGCGATATGTCTGATGCG GTCAATATCCTCACACATACTGATGAAATAAAACTCAAAGCAAAAAGGATTGCAGCAGTGGAAAAGAAGAAGCATCTTTTAGAAATGAAGAGTCTCTCTACCAAGGAAGAGGGAAATGTGACCGGACGAATTACCGTGGCTCCTGAATCAGAAGATGACGCCCCATCTGTAGATGGAAACCAAGAAGAGGGTGGTGCATTGTGGGATATTTTCCGATGGGAAGATGTGAGCAAACTGCATGATTATCTAATGAAGCATGCAGATGAGTTTAGGCATTGTAACTTTGAGCCAGTGAAGCAG GTTACTCATCCTATACATGATCAGTGTTTTTATCTAACAAATGACCACAAGAGAAAGCTTAAGGAAGAATATG GAGTCGAGCCTTGGACATTTGAACAGAAGCTAGGTGAGGCAGTATTTATCCCAGCAGGATGTCCCCACCAGGTTAGAAATTTGAAG TCTTGCATAAAGGTTGCACTTGACTTTGTTTCTCCGGAAAATGTGCGAGAGTGCATCAGGTTAACAGAAGAATTCCGTCTGCTTCCGAAGTGGCATAGGGTGAATGAAGATAAACTAGAG GTTAAGAAGATAGCTCTTCATGCACTGAATCAAGCTATTAAAGATATCACTGATGAATCATCTAATAGCAACGGAAG
- the LOC136475518 gene encoding protein KINESIN LIGHT CHAIN-RELATED 1-like: MPGLAASDNSPPTAAPPPRRLSSPLPRRAPPSPSPSASSRVKPRKPSPSPTAFPADADDSLDNPDLGPFLLKQARDAMVSGEGGGAARALEFAERAARALERRGEGAELELAMSLHVAAAIHCGLGRHADAIPVLERAVAVVTPPAPAAKGEGEGEDGAAAAGGDDQQQQRAEPDQRGEEWSLAAFSGWMQLGDTHAMLGRMDESIACYGKGLEIQMAALGERDPRVAETCRYLAEAHVQALQFDEAEKLCRKALEIHREHSAPASLEEASDRRLMALILDAKGDYDGALEHLVLASMTMVANGRDIEVATIDVAIGNTYLALARFDEAVFSYQKALTVLKSARGDDHPTVASVYVRLADLYHRTGRLRESKSFCENALRVYAKPAPGAAPDEIAGGLMEIAAIYEALGDLDEALKLLQRALKLLEDSPGQWSTVAGIEAQMGVLYYMVGRYADSRNSFESAVAKLRASGERKSAFFGVLLNQMGLACVQLFKIDEAAQLFEEARAVLEQECGASHPDTLGVYSNLAAIYDAMGRVEDAIEILEHVLKVREEKLGTANPDVEDEKKRLAELLKEAGRSRNRKQKSLENLFVTNSQRAKKEAGRRWSNFGFRS; encoded by the exons ATGCCGGGCCTCGCGGCCTCCGACAACTCGCCCCCAACGGCGGCGCCGCCTCCACGGCGTCTCTCATCGCCGCTCccccgccgcgcgccgccgtccCCGTCTCCCTCCGCCTCGTCGCGCGTCAAGCCGCGGAAGCCCTCGCCGTCCCCCACGGCCTTCCCCGCCGACGCCGACGACTCGCTCGACAACCCAGATCTGGGCCCGTTCCTCCTCAAGCAGGCGCGCGACGCCATGGTGTCGGGGGAGGGCGGCGGGGCCGCGCGCGCGCTCGAGTTCGCCGAGCGCGCCGCCAGGGCGCTCGAGCGGCGCGGCGAGGGCGCCGAGCTCGAGCTCGCCATGAGCCTCCACGTCGCCGCCGCCATCCACTGTGGACTCGGTCGCCACGCCGACGCCATCCCCGTCCTCGagcgcgccgtcgccgtcgtcacgccgcctgcccctgctgccaagggggagggggagggcgaggaTGGGGCCGCTGCGGCCGGCGGCGacgaccagcagcagcagcgtgcggAGCCCGACCAGAGGGGCGAGGAGTGGTCCCTCGCCGCCTTCTCCGGCTGGATGCAGCTCGGCGACACGCACGCCATGCTTGGCCGCATGGACGAGTCCATCGCCTGCTATGGCAAGGGCCTCGAGATCCAGATGGCTGCGCTCGGCGAGCGCGACCCCCGCGTCGCCGAGACCTGCAG GTACCTAGCGGAAGCGCATGTGCAAGCTCTGCAGTTCGACGAGGCAGAGAAGCTATGCCGCAAAGCCCTCGAGATCCACCGGGAGCACAGCGCTCCGGCATCCCTCGAGGAGGCCTCGGACCGCCGCCTGATGGCCCTCATCCTGGACGCCAAGGGCGACTACGACGGTGCCCTCGAGCACCTCGTGCTTGCCTCCATGACCATGGTTGCCAACGGCCGTGACATCGAGGTTGCCACCATCGACGTCGCCATAGGCAACACCTACCTCGCCCTCGCCCgcttcgacgaggccgtcttCTCCTACCAGAAGGCGCTGACTGTTCTCAAATCGGCTCGTGGCGACGACCATCCTACGGTTGCGTCGGTCTACGTCCGCCTTGCTGACCTTTACCACCGGACAGGCAGGCTGCGCGAGTCTAAATCGTTCTGCGAGAACGCCCTGCGTGTCTATGCCAAGCCCGCGCCTGGTGCTGCCCCTGATGAGATTGCGGGAGGTTTGATGGAGATTGCCGCCATCTATGAGGCGCTTGGCGATCTCGATGAGGCCCTAAAGCTTCTTCAGAGGGCGCTCAAGTTGCTCGAGGACTCACCGGGGCAGTGGAGCACCGTTGCTGGTATTGAGGCACAGATGGGTGTTCTGTACTACATGGTGGGGAGGTATGCAGATTCGAGGAACTCATTTGAGAGCGCGGTTGCCAAGTTGAGGGCCAGTGGTGAGAGGAAATCGGCATTTTTCGGCGTTCTGTTGAACCAGATGGGGCTAGCTTGCGTGCAGCTGTTCAAGATAGATGAGGCTGCACAGTTGTTTGAGGAGGCAAGGGCAGTTCTGGAGCAGGAGTGTGGCGCTTCTCATCCTGATACTCTTGGTGTGTACAGCAACCTTGCTGCAATCTATGATGCCATGGGAAG AGTGGAGGATGCGATTGAGATCCTGGAGCACGTGCTGAAGGTGAGGGAAGAGAAGCTTGGCACGGCGAACCCGGATGTGGAGGACGAGAAGAAGCGGCTGGCAGAGCTCCTGAAAGAGGCGGGGCGGTCGCGGAACCGGAAGCAGAAGTCGCTGGAGAACCTGTTCGTGACCAACTCGCAGCGGGCGAAGAAGGAGGCCGGGAGGAGGTGGTCAAACTTTGGGTTCAGGAGTTGA